The Methanosarcina barkeri MS DNA window TTCAGAATATATTTCATTCTTTATGGGGCACTTCGGTAGATATGGTTCTTGGCATTCTTCAGGAAAAGAAGTCCTTGCCGATTTTTGATGCTTCTTTCCTAAAAGGTAGGCTGCCAGTAGCAGGGCTAGCAGCAGGACTATAAGAACCAGGAAGGCAGGAGCTAAAACGGCATAGTTAGAGTTTGCCTGAGGTACGGGCTCTGTCTCTTCATAATCCAGATAAGGGGCTTCAAAGTTATCCTGGTCCAGAAGCTCTTCATGAGAAGGCGGGAAAAGGAGGAGATCATGTATATACTCTCCTTCGCCTGAGATCTCAACTTTTTCCTGAGCTATATAAACTATCTTATTTCCTTCAAGATAGCTGGCATTTATTGTATAGATTCCGGGGGTGAGGTTGAAAGAGTACTCCGAATCCGTTGCAATAACGTTCTGTTCCGGGGTAGAATTGATTTCTACAACTGAGTTATTAAGAGGCTTGAAAGTATCCCACTCATAAACTGTCCCGTGAATTGTGGCCGCGATTGCATTTCCCTGAGAGACCATAATGAGAAAGAAAATAAGTGAGAAACTGCATAGCTTTCTAAAATTCACGAAATGTTAAATGGGTTTTTAGCATAAATCTTTTACTTTTCTTTGTAAAGAGAGAGTAAAAATAATGCAGGCCTATTAAAGCTTTGTAAAGGAGTCAAGGAATGTATCAAGCTTGAAAGCCTATATATGTCTGTTAATAAGATAAATTCCGAAAAGAATAATTATATAGGACTTACGCAGTTAAAATGCCGAAAACTTGATATCTTTATAAATATACTTATGGCTTAGTGTTTCTCTAAAAACGTACGGAGTTATGGACATAAATCCACCTAAGTGTACCGACATTGACTACATTAATTTTCTCATTGCGGCTTCTAACGTTTTTAGCTGTACTGAAGCTGCTAGATGTTATCCAGACATAGCTAATGCTCCTTCTCATGATGCTTTTACTCGTTGCCTTCAAAGGCAACCTCCAGACACGGAAGCACTATGGGAGGAAGTAAAAAGTTATGTCAAGCTTAAGGGAGGATACCTAATTGTTGATGATTCAACATTAGATAAACCATACGCAGAAGAAATTGCTTTTGTTCGTCGTATGTGGAGTGGAAAACATCATCGTACTGTAAAGGGAATAGGCCTGGTTACCTTAGTTTGGACTGACGGTACAACCGTTATACCTATCGATTTTCGAATTTATAACATCGATGTAGACGACAAAACAAAGAATGACCATTTCCGTGATATGCTTGACAAGGCCGAAGAACGTGGTTTTAATCCCAAATTCGTTTTATTTGATACATGGTATGCAAGTGTGAAAAACCTTAAAGCCATTAGACAGAAAGAGTGGCATTTCCTTACAAGATTGAAAAATAATCGTTTGGTAAATCCTGACAACAAGGGAAATGTGCCACTTGAAACAGTAGATATTCCTCCAAAAGGACGTGTGGTTCACCTCAAAGCATATGGATTTGTAAAGGTGTTTAGGATAGTTTCAAAAAATGGAGACACGCAACACTGGGTTACAGATGTGCAAGAGATGGATGAAGCAAAACGTGAAGATTTGGCAAAGAAGTCATGGAAAATTGAGGAATATCATAGGGGAATAAAACAGTTCTGTGGTGTCGAAAAATGTCAGGCAAGAAAGGAAGAATCACAAAGAGCACATATAATGTTCTCATTAAGAGCTTTTCTTAGACTGGAATTACAAAGAATCAAAAGTGGAATATCCTGGTTTGAAAGTGCTATGAAAATTAGAAGAGTGGCAGTGACAGAATACTTAAGGAATCCCCAATACACGTTAAATTAATTCAAATATTTGA harbors:
- a CDS encoding helix-turn-helix transcriptional regulator is translated as MVSQGNAIAATIHGTVYEWDTFKPLNNSVVEINSTPEQNVIATDSEYSFNLTPGIYTINASYLEGNKIVYIAQEKVEISGEGEYIHDLLLFPPSHEELLDQDNFEAPYLDYEETEPVPQANSNYAVLAPAFLVLIVLLLALLLAAYLLGKKHQKSARTSFPEECQEPYLPKCPIKNEIYSEEVEIDSSKNIIETSELSSEQFAEKSEGTSNDKYIQQNRLTEEAQNISSSPVYENEPNKSNLEIKEHSKLNLPEDLKELLEMIRASGNRITQRELRKKSPYSESKVSLMLSDLEERGLIEKFKKGRGNIIRIPDMHISKQTKHESKKE
- a CDS encoding IS701 family transposase, whose protein sequence is MDINPPKCTDIDYINFLIAASNVFSCTEAARCYPDIANAPSHDAFTRCLQRQPPDTEALWEEVKSYVKLKGGYLIVDDSTLDKPYAEEIAFVRRMWSGKHHRTVKGIGLVTLVWTDGTTVIPIDFRIYNIDVDDKTKNDHFRDMLDKAEERGFNPKFVLFDTWYASVKNLKAIRQKEWHFLTRLKNNRLVNPDNKGNVPLETVDIPPKGRVVHLKAYGFVKVFRIVSKNGDTQHWVTDVQEMDEAKREDLAKKSWKIEEYHRGIKQFCGVEKCQARKEESQRAHIMFSLRAFLRLELQRIKSGISWFESAMKIRRVAVTEYLRNPQYTLN